From Solwaraspora sp. WMMD1047, the proteins below share one genomic window:
- the ung gene encoding uracil-DNA glycosylase, with protein sequence MTLDLPALLPESWRAVLRPHLDPVGTAELGAFVADEYATHPVFPPVEDLFTAYRLCPPEDCRVLILGQDPYHKAGQAHGLSFSVRDGVAVPPSLRNVFKELAADVGVPVARSGDLTRWARQGVLLLNAVLTVRQATPNSHAGKGWEAFTDATIKALDARRERVVFLLWGGYARRKRELITNPDHVVLEAGHPSPMNPRGFLGSRPFSAANKALADAGRPTVDWDLSTH encoded by the coding sequence ATGACTCTCGACCTGCCCGCCCTGCTGCCCGAATCGTGGCGTGCCGTGCTGCGGCCGCACCTGGACCCGGTCGGCACCGCCGAACTCGGCGCCTTCGTGGCCGACGAGTACGCCACCCACCCGGTGTTTCCACCGGTCGAGGACCTGTTCACGGCGTATCGGCTGTGCCCGCCCGAGGACTGCCGGGTGCTGATCCTGGGCCAGGATCCGTACCACAAGGCCGGCCAGGCGCACGGGCTCAGCTTCAGCGTCCGGGACGGGGTGGCGGTGCCCCCCTCGCTGCGCAACGTCTTCAAGGAGCTGGCCGCCGACGTCGGTGTGCCGGTGGCGCGCAGCGGCGACCTGACCCGCTGGGCGCGGCAGGGAGTGCTGCTGCTCAACGCCGTGCTGACGGTCCGGCAGGCCACTCCGAACTCGCACGCCGGCAAAGGCTGGGAGGCGTTCACCGACGCGACGATCAAGGCGCTCGACGCGCGCCGCGAACGGGTGGTGTTCCTGCTCTGGGGCGGCTACGCCCGGCGCAAGCGGGAGCTGATCACCAATCCGGACCACGTCGTGCTGGAGGCCGGGCACCCCAGCCCGATGAACCCCCGCGGCTTCCTGGGCAGCCGCCCGTTCAGTGCTGCCAACAAGGCCCTCGCCGACGCCGGCCGGCCCACGGTCGACTGGGATCTCTCAACGCACTGA
- a CDS encoding helix-turn-helix transcriptional regulator: protein MTESRLLAILGEKLKFQRELRELTQQQLAELAGVSQAAVARVERGGRSASVPLLERLFAALDTQLAISLEPLDAHLDAALARLASQPLEERLAASDLHSAMKRLAELPYLLTGATAAVLQGVPLPAEATDIAIRWADADRFTGWLTEVFAYRWNPRWEDFGGLPIDPREPGEHRWRTTVGELTATMYEQLPAAIQVRHGDRTYPVVPLPLIELADPVAADLLRRHRLRLAADPGSRPVATPAPG from the coding sequence GTGACTGAGAGTCGCCTGCTCGCCATTCTCGGCGAGAAACTGAAATTTCAGCGTGAGCTGCGCGAGTTGACCCAGCAGCAGCTCGCCGAGCTGGCCGGGGTGAGCCAGGCGGCCGTCGCCCGGGTCGAGCGCGGCGGCCGGTCAGCCAGCGTGCCGCTGCTGGAGCGGCTGTTCGCCGCGTTGGACACCCAACTCGCGATCAGCCTGGAGCCCCTGGACGCGCACCTTGATGCGGCACTCGCCAGGCTGGCCAGCCAACCTCTCGAGGAACGCCTGGCCGCCAGTGACCTGCACTCGGCGATGAAGCGCCTGGCCGAACTGCCCTATCTGCTGACCGGCGCCACCGCCGCCGTGCTGCAGGGCGTGCCACTGCCGGCCGAGGCCACCGACATCGCCATCCGGTGGGCCGATGCCGACCGTTTCACCGGCTGGCTCACCGAGGTCTTCGCGTACCGCTGGAATCCCCGGTGGGAGGACTTCGGCGGGCTGCCAATTGATCCCCGTGAGCCGGGCGAGCACCGGTGGCGGACCACGGTCGGCGAGCTCACCGCCACCATGTACGAGCAGCTCCCAGCCGCGATCCAGGTCCGCCACGGCGACCGGACCTATCCGGTCGTCCCGTTGCCGCTGATCGAACTCGCCGACCCGGTCGCCGCCGACCTGCTACGCCGGCACCGCCTCCGGCTGGCGGCCGACCCCGGCTCCCGTCCGGTCGCCACCCCGGCACCAGGCTGA
- the tsaB gene encoding tRNA (adenosine(37)-N6)-threonylcarbamoyltransferase complex dimerization subunit type 1 TsaB has translation MLVLVVDSSTPAVAAALAEVTAEGVALRAERGKVDARAHGELLAPQVDAVLAELGARPRDLAAIVAGTGPGPFTGLRVGLVTAASMGQALGIPAYGVCSLDAIGWTATADLGAAHLGAVDPGAVDPGAVDPGAVDPGAGDMGAVDRGVLDRGGRGLGAVEMGGGGMRSEDSGAGRSGPGAVLVATDARRREIYWAVYLSSGERIVGPEVGVPAAVGDRARELGVGAAVGEGAQRYAEQLGLPLLAGPAHPPPYALAVLAADRIRAAAPAEPLTPLYLRRPDAVAATTRKPVLP, from the coding sequence GTGCTCGTACTCGTGGTTGATTCGTCGACCCCGGCGGTGGCGGCCGCGCTGGCGGAGGTCACCGCCGAGGGCGTCGCGCTGCGCGCCGAACGCGGCAAGGTTGACGCCCGGGCGCACGGCGAACTTCTCGCCCCGCAGGTCGACGCGGTGCTCGCCGAACTGGGCGCGCGACCCCGCGACCTGGCGGCCATCGTCGCAGGTACCGGCCCCGGGCCCTTCACCGGGCTACGGGTCGGGCTGGTGACCGCGGCCAGCATGGGACAGGCGCTGGGCATACCGGCCTACGGGGTCTGCTCCCTTGACGCGATCGGCTGGACGGCGACGGCGGACCTGGGCGCCGCGCACCTGGGCGCCGTGGACCCGGGGGCCGTGGACCCGGGCGCCGTGGACCCGGGGGCCGTGGACCCGGGCGCCGGGGACATGGGCGCCGTGGACAGGGGCGTCCTGGACAGGGGCGGCAGAGGCTTGGGCGCCGTGGAGATGGGCGGCGGAGGCATGAGGTCTGAGGACTCGGGGGCTGGCCGGTCGGGTCCCGGGGCGGTGCTGGTGGCGACCGATGCCCGGCGGCGCGAGATCTACTGGGCGGTCTACCTGTCCAGCGGCGAGCGGATCGTCGGGCCGGAGGTCGGTGTCCCGGCCGCCGTGGGGGACCGGGCCCGGGAACTGGGCGTCGGCGCCGCGGTCGGGGAGGGCGCCCAGCGGTACGCAGAACAACTCGGGCTGCCGCTGCTGGCCGGCCCGGCGCACCCGCCGCCGTACGCGCTGGCGGTGCTGGCCGCGGACCGGATCCGAGCCGCCGCCCCGGCCGAGCCGCTGACCCCGCTCTACCTGCGCCGCCCCGACGCGGTCGCGGCGACCACCCGCAAGCCGGTGCTGCCGTGA
- the rimI gene encoding ribosomal protein S18-alanine N-acetyltransferase — translation MRLARFRWWQITDAVRIEADLFGAEQWSPAMFWNELASGHFYLVAQDPQGEVFGYAGLAVTPPDEAWVQNIAVRRDMQRAGLGRSLLTALLAEATRRGTRTTLLEVAVDNAPAQRLYASYGFEPVGIRRGYYQPSNTDALVMRLDMKGPETVERETTGPARHG, via the coding sequence ATCCGGCTGGCCCGGTTCCGCTGGTGGCAGATCACCGACGCGGTGCGGATCGAGGCCGACCTGTTCGGCGCGGAGCAGTGGTCCCCGGCGATGTTCTGGAACGAACTGGCCAGCGGCCACTTCTACCTGGTTGCGCAGGACCCGCAGGGCGAAGTGTTCGGCTACGCCGGACTCGCCGTGACGCCACCGGACGAGGCGTGGGTGCAGAACATCGCGGTCCGCCGCGACATGCAGCGGGCCGGTCTCGGCCGTTCGCTGCTCACCGCGCTGCTGGCCGAGGCGACCCGCCGGGGGACCCGGACCACCCTGCTGGAGGTCGCCGTGGACAACGCGCCGGCCCAGCGGCTCTACGCCAGCTACGGATTCGAGCCGGTCGGCATCCGGCGGGGCTACTACCAGCCCAGCAACACCGACGCGCTGGTGATGCGCCTGGACATGAAAGGGCCCGAGACGGTGGAGCGCGAGACGACGGGACCGGCCCGGCATGGCTGA
- the tsaD gene encoding tRNA (adenosine(37)-N6)-threonylcarbamoyltransferase complex transferase subunit TsaD, which yields MADEPLVLGIETSCDETGVGIVRGHTLLADALASSVDEHARFGGVVPEVASRAHLEAIVPTMRRALTDAGVTLADIDAIAVTAGPGLAGALLVGVAAAKGYALAAEKPVYGVNHLAAHVAVDTLEHGPLPEPAIAMLVSGGHSSLLLVDDLAAGVTPLGATIDDAAGEAFDKVARLLGLPFPGGPPIDREARAGDPAAIGFPRGLTAPKDQAAHRFDFSFSGLKTAVARWVEARERSGEPVPVADVAASFQEAVCDVLTAKAIDACRTNGISTLVIGGGVAANSRLRALAEQRAEKHGIEVRVPRPKLCTDNGAMVAALGSHLVAAGVAPSRLDLPADSAMPLTVVSV from the coding sequence ATGGCTGACGAACCGCTGGTGCTGGGGATCGAGACGTCCTGCGACGAGACCGGGGTCGGCATCGTCCGGGGGCACACCCTGCTCGCCGACGCGCTCGCCTCCAGCGTGGACGAGCACGCCCGGTTCGGGGGCGTGGTGCCGGAGGTGGCCAGCCGGGCGCACCTGGAGGCGATCGTACCGACCATGCGCCGGGCGCTGACCGACGCGGGCGTCACCCTCGCCGACATCGACGCGATCGCGGTCACCGCCGGCCCGGGGCTGGCCGGCGCGCTGCTGGTCGGGGTGGCCGCCGCCAAGGGCTACGCGCTCGCCGCCGAGAAGCCCGTCTACGGGGTCAACCACCTGGCGGCGCACGTCGCCGTCGACACCCTTGAACACGGGCCGCTGCCGGAGCCGGCGATCGCCATGCTGGTCTCCGGCGGGCACTCCTCCCTGCTGCTCGTCGACGACCTGGCCGCCGGGGTGACCCCGCTCGGCGCGACCATCGACGACGCGGCCGGGGAGGCGTTCGACAAGGTCGCCCGGCTGCTCGGCCTGCCGTTCCCCGGCGGACCGCCGATCGACCGGGAGGCGCGGGCCGGCGACCCGGCCGCCATCGGCTTCCCGCGCGGGTTGACCGCCCCGAAGGACCAGGCCGCGCACCGGTTCGACTTCTCCTTCTCCGGGCTCAAGACCGCCGTGGCCCGCTGGGTCGAGGCGCGGGAGCGGTCCGGTGAGCCGGTGCCGGTCGCCGACGTCGCCGCCTCCTTCCAGGAGGCGGTCTGCGACGTGCTCACCGCCAAGGCGATCGACGCCTGCCGTACCAACGGCATCTCGACGCTGGTCATCGGCGGCGGGGTGGCCGCCAACTCCCGGCTGCGGGCGCTCGCCGAGCAGCGCGCCGAGAAGCACGGCATCGAAGTCCGGGTGCCCCGGCCGAAGCTCTGCACCGACAACGGGGCGATGGTCGCCGCGCTCGGCTCCCACCTGGTCGCCGCCGGGGTGGCACCCAGCAGACTGGACCTGCCGGCCGACTCCGCGATGCCGCTGACCGTGGTCAGCGTGTAG
- a CDS encoding ABC transporter ATP-binding protein yields the protein MRPLPEADPGSPDRRSATRFLLWMAARIWPALTASVLFAIVWMVSQALMPAAIGRAIDDGLTDRDRDALLAWGLVLLGLGATQAVSGIMRHRFAVFCWLSSAYRTMQVSVDQANRLGATLPKRLATGEVVSIGTSDVERIGSALDITARGVGSVVGIVVIAAVLLDTSAQLGLVVLLGVPVLMAVVALLIRPLHRRQRSYRDQEGNLATQAGDIVTGLRVLRGVGGERLFSTRYRTESQQLRAAGVRVARVDALLESAQVLLPGLFVALVTWLGARYALAGEITAGQLVASYGYTAFLITPLRTLTELVDKYTKGHVAARRVVNLLNLEPELRDPDQPATIPERGGELVDVTSGLVLRPGRLTAIAAADPADATALADRLGRYTDAEVTLHGVPLEELALATVRERILVADNDARLFSGPLRAELDPRDAAGDAEIAAALAAASATDIVAALPDGLDSHVAERGREFSGGQQQRLRLVRALVADPEILILVEPTSAVDAHTEARIAARLRAARRGRTTLICSTSPLVLDRAEHVIFVDDGKVVAEGTHRELLDSQPRYAATVTRAED from the coding sequence ATGCGGCCGCTACCCGAGGCTGATCCCGGTAGTCCCGACCGGCGGTCGGCCACCAGGTTCCTGCTGTGGATGGCGGCCCGGATCTGGCCGGCACTCACCGCGTCGGTGCTGTTCGCCATCGTCTGGATGGTCAGCCAGGCGCTGATGCCGGCCGCGATCGGCAGAGCCATCGACGACGGACTCACCGACCGTGACCGGGACGCCCTCCTCGCCTGGGGACTCGTCCTGCTCGGCCTCGGCGCCACCCAGGCGGTCAGCGGGATCATGCGGCACCGGTTCGCGGTCTTCTGCTGGCTGTCCAGCGCGTACCGGACCATGCAGGTCTCCGTCGACCAGGCCAACCGGCTCGGCGCCACCCTGCCCAAGCGGCTCGCCACCGGCGAGGTGGTGAGCATCGGCACCTCCGACGTGGAGCGGATCGGTAGCGCCCTGGACATCACGGCCCGGGGCGTCGGGTCGGTGGTCGGGATCGTGGTGATCGCGGCCGTCCTGCTCGACACCTCGGCGCAACTCGGCCTGGTCGTCCTGCTCGGGGTGCCGGTGTTGATGGCGGTGGTCGCCCTGCTGATCCGGCCGCTGCACCGGCGGCAACGTTCCTACCGCGACCAGGAAGGGAACCTGGCCACCCAGGCCGGCGACATCGTCACCGGGCTGCGGGTGCTGCGCGGCGTCGGTGGCGAGCGCCTCTTCTCCACCAGGTACCGGACCGAGTCGCAGCAGCTGCGGGCCGCCGGGGTGCGGGTGGCCCGGGTCGACGCGCTGCTGGAGTCGGCGCAGGTGCTGCTGCCCGGCCTGTTCGTGGCACTGGTGACCTGGCTCGGGGCCCGCTACGCGCTGGCCGGCGAGATCACCGCGGGGCAGCTGGTCGCCAGCTACGGCTACACCGCGTTCCTGATCACGCCACTGCGGACACTCACCGAGTTGGTCGACAAGTACACCAAGGGACACGTCGCCGCCCGCCGGGTGGTGAATCTGCTCAACCTCGAACCGGAGCTGCGCGACCCGGACCAGCCGGCGACCATCCCCGAACGCGGCGGCGAACTCGTCGACGTCACCTCCGGGCTGGTGCTGCGACCGGGACGACTGACCGCCATCGCCGCCGCCGACCCGGCCGACGCGACCGCGCTGGCCGACCGGCTGGGGCGGTACACCGACGCGGAGGTGACGCTGCACGGCGTACCCCTGGAAGAGCTGGCGCTGGCGACGGTGCGGGAGCGGATTCTGGTGGCCGACAACGACGCGCGTCTCTTCTCCGGGCCGCTCCGCGCGGAGCTTGACCCGCGCGACGCGGCCGGGGACGCGGAGATCGCGGCGGCGTTGGCCGCCGCCAGCGCCACCGACATCGTCGCGGCGCTGCCCGACGGGCTGGACAGTCACGTCGCCGAGCGGGGGCGGGAGTTCTCCGGCGGGCAGCAGCAGCGGTTGCGGCTGGTCCGGGCGCTTGTCGCCGACCCGGAGATCCTGATCCTGGTCGAGCCGACGAGCGCCGTCGACGCGCACACCGAGGCGCGGATCGCGGCCCGGCTGCGCGCCGCCCGACGGGGCCGTACCACCCTGATCTGCAGCACCAGCCCGCTGGTGCTGGACCGGGCCGAACACGTCATCTTCGTCGACGACGGCAAGGTGGTCGCCGAGGGCACCCACCGGGAACTGCTCGACAGCCAGCCCCGGTACGCCGCCACCGTGACCCGGGCGGAGGACTGA